Proteins encoded in a region of the Pseudomonas syringae KCTC 12500 genome:
- a CDS encoding acyltransferase family protein translates to MLISVQALRAFAAWVVVCHHFMQIFFDFKASGPVGQFFVSKGAVGVDIFFVISGLVIFLSTQNSDMPARRFILHRLIRIVPAYWLYTAAMALLLLIAAPMLPHQVIGWQNFLLSLVFIPSENPGGYGLYPTLNVGWTLNYEMFFYLLFSMVFLFKQRHRPLIIAAALFAVSEVLARAGLISRFYGNDIIYEFLLGIGIGILYRRGLIKQALWLPLAGIAVGLYAINNLTNEQRLLNWGLPSALIVLSCISLEPYFQGNRLLKVLGDCSYSVYLLHVLVLYGGLLMAQRFGLNPYVVFAFCVPIIAIGAWVSYEWVEKGLYRRMKAWLDARRAVSQAQALT, encoded by the coding sequence ATGTTGATTTCAGTTCAGGCCCTACGGGCGTTCGCAGCGTGGGTCGTGGTGTGTCATCACTTCATGCAGATTTTTTTCGACTTCAAAGCCAGTGGCCCGGTGGGGCAGTTCTTTGTGTCAAAGGGCGCGGTCGGCGTTGATATCTTCTTCGTCATCAGCGGTCTGGTGATCTTTTTGTCTACGCAGAACAGCGACATGCCGGCACGGCGCTTCATTCTGCATCGCCTGATTCGCATCGTTCCGGCCTACTGGCTATACACCGCCGCCATGGCGTTGTTGCTGCTGATTGCAGCGCCGATGCTCCCGCACCAAGTCATCGGCTGGCAGAATTTTCTCTTGTCACTGGTGTTCATTCCTTCCGAAAACCCCGGTGGTTACGGTCTCTACCCGACGCTCAACGTTGGCTGGACGCTCAACTATGAGATGTTCTTCTACCTGCTGTTTTCGATGGTATTTCTCTTCAAGCAGCGCCACCGGCCGTTGATCATTGCCGCAGCGCTGTTTGCGGTCAGTGAGGTTCTGGCTCGCGCCGGGCTGATCAGCCGCTTCTACGGCAACGACATCATTTACGAATTCCTGCTGGGGATCGGTATCGGCATCCTCTACCGCAGGGGCTTGATCAAACAGGCGCTATGGCTGCCGCTGGCAGGCATTGCGGTGGGGCTGTATGCAATCAATAACCTGACCAACGAGCAGCGTCTGCTCAACTGGGGCCTGCCGAGTGCCTTGATCGTGCTGTCCTGTATCTCGCTGGAACCGTATTTTCAGGGCAATCGTCTGCTCAAGGTGCTGGGTGACTGCTCGTATTCGGTGTACCTGCTGCACGTTCTGGTGCTGTACGGTGGCTTGCTGATGGCGCAGCGCTTTGGTCTCAATCCCTATGTGGTCTTCGCCTTCTGCGTGCCGATCATCGCCATCGGTGCCTGGGTCAGTTATGAGTGGGTCGAGAAGGGCCTCTACCGCCGGATGAAAGCCTGGCTGGATGCGCGCAGGGCGGTCAGTCAGGCGCAAGCGTTAACCTGA
- the nfuA gene encoding Fe-S biogenesis protein NfuA: protein MTAITITDAAHDYLADLLEKQNAPGIGIRVFITQPGTQYAETCIAYCKPGEEKPEDKAIGLKSFTAWIDGFSEAFLDDAVVDYATDRMGGQLTIKAPNAKVPMVNADSPINERINYYLQTEINPGLASHGGQVTLIDVVEEEAKNIAVLQFGGGCQGCGQADVTLKEGIERTLLERIPELSGVRDVTDHTQKENAYY, encoded by the coding sequence ATGACCGCTATCACTATTACCGATGCCGCCCACGATTATCTGGCCGATCTGCTGGAAAAGCAGAATGCCCCGGGCATAGGCATCCGCGTATTTATCACCCAGCCCGGCACTCAGTATGCCGAAACCTGCATTGCCTACTGCAAGCCGGGTGAAGAGAAACCGGAAGACAAGGCCATCGGCCTGAAGAGCTTCACGGCCTGGATCGACGGCTTCAGCGAGGCCTTTCTGGACGATGCAGTGGTCGACTACGCCACCGACCGGATGGGCGGCCAGCTGACCATCAAGGCACCGAACGCCAAAGTGCCGATGGTCAATGCCGACAGCCCGATCAACGAGCGCATCAATTACTACCTGCAAACCGAGATCAATCCTGGCCTCGCTAGCCATGGCGGTCAGGTCACGCTGATCGATGTGGTCGAGGAAGAGGCGAAGAACATCGCCGTCCTGCAGTTCGGTGGCGGTTGCCAGGGCTGTGGTCAGGCAGATGTCACGCTGAAGGAAGGTATCGAGCGCACGCTGCTTGAGCGTATTCCCGAGTTGTCGGGCGTTCGCGATGTTACCGACCATACGCAGAAAGAAAACGCCTACTACTAA
- a CDS encoding acetyl/propionyl/methylcrotonyl-CoA carboxylase subunit alpha, with translation MSTPELTTLLIANRGEIACRIMRTAKNMGLTTVAVHSAIDRDARHSREADLCVDLGGSKAADSYLAIDRLIEAARASGAHAIHPGYGFLSENADFARAIENAGLIFLGPPASAIDAMGSKSAAKALMEQAGVPLVPGYHGEAQDIETFRAAAERIGYPVLLKATAGGGGKGMKVVEHTGELAEALASAQREALSSFGDARMLVEKYVLAPRHVEIQVFADRHGHCLYLNERDCSIQRRHQKVVEEAPAPGLTASLRKAMGEAAVKAAQAIGYVGAGTVEFLLDARGEFFFMEMNTRLQVEHPVTEYITGLDLVEWQIRVARGESLPITQDQVPLTGHAIEVRLYAEDPANDFLPATGTLELYREPAPGPGRRVDSGVAEGDSISPFYDPMLGKLIAWGEDREQARLRLLAMLDEFAVGGVRTNLAFLRRIIAHPAFAAAQLDTGFIPRHQTQLLPQTDEPDETFWQAAAEAFSQSEPARIDQADPYSPWVVSSGFRAGLPAQTDVRLSCSGQTRNICLRHSSPSLFTLSGEHLQVEHNGVRQRHMAIRRGNTLYLEWQGEVHTVTRLDAIAQADVGEGQHGGLTAPMNGSIVRVLVEVGQAVEPGAQLVVLEAMKMEHSIRAASFGVITALYCHEGEMVNEGAILVELD, from the coding sequence ATGAGCACGCCCGAGCTGACCACGCTGTTGATTGCCAACCGCGGCGAGATTGCCTGCCGCATCATGCGCACGGCGAAAAACATGGGCCTTACCACGGTCGCCGTGCACAGCGCCATCGACCGTGACGCACGCCATAGCCGCGAGGCCGATCTCTGTGTGGACCTTGGCGGCAGCAAGGCCGCAGACAGTTATCTGGCGATCGACAGGCTTATCGAAGCCGCCAGGGCGAGTGGCGCGCACGCGATCCATCCCGGCTACGGATTTCTGTCTGAAAATGCCGATTTTGCGCGTGCCATCGAAAACGCCGGGCTGATTTTCCTCGGTCCTCCCGCCTCGGCCATCGATGCCATGGGCAGCAAATCCGCCGCCAAGGCCTTGATGGAGCAGGCAGGCGTGCCTTTGGTGCCTGGCTATCACGGTGAAGCACAGGACATCGAGACGTTCCGTGCCGCGGCCGAGCGCATCGGCTACCCGGTGCTGTTGAAAGCCACCGCGGGCGGCGGCGGCAAAGGCATGAAAGTGGTCGAGCACACGGGCGAACTGGCCGAAGCGCTAGCTTCAGCGCAACGCGAGGCGCTGTCCTCGTTCGGCGATGCGAGAATGCTGGTGGAGAAATACGTGCTCGCCCCGCGCCACGTCGAAATCCAGGTGTTTGCCGACCGGCATGGCCACTGCCTGTACCTCAATGAGCGCGATTGCTCCATTCAGCGCCGACACCAGAAGGTCGTCGAGGAAGCACCGGCGCCCGGCCTGACGGCTTCATTGCGTAAAGCCATGGGCGAAGCTGCGGTGAAAGCCGCACAAGCCATCGGCTACGTGGGTGCGGGTACGGTGGAGTTCCTGCTGGACGCACGCGGCGAGTTTTTCTTCATGGAAATGAATACCCGTCTGCAGGTAGAGCACCCGGTCACCGAGTACATCACCGGGCTGGACCTGGTGGAATGGCAGATCCGTGTCGCCAGAGGCGAATCGCTGCCCATCACCCAGGATCAGGTGCCCCTGACCGGCCATGCCATCGAAGTCCGTCTGTATGCCGAAGACCCGGCCAACGACTTTCTCCCGGCCACCGGCACGCTGGAGCTCTACAGAGAGCCTGCGCCCGGCCCCGGCAGGCGGGTGGACAGCGGCGTTGCCGAAGGCGACAGCATCTCGCCCTTCTACGACCCGATGCTCGGCAAGCTGATTGCCTGGGGCGAAGACCGCGAGCAGGCCCGTCTGCGCCTGCTGGCCATGCTCGATGAATTTGCAGTGGGCGGAGTCAGGACCAACCTGGCCTTCCTGCGTCGAATCATCGCGCATCCAGCGTTCGCCGCGGCGCAGCTTGATACCGGCTTCATTCCCCGCCATCAGACGCAACTGCTGCCGCAAACCGACGAGCCGGACGAGACATTCTGGCAGGCCGCCGCCGAGGCCTTCAGCCAGAGCGAACCGGCACGCATCGATCAAGCCGATCCATATTCGCCCTGGGTAGTCAGCAGCGGCTTTCGCGCCGGGCTGCCCGCGCAGACGGATGTGCGACTGAGCTGCAGCGGTCAGACCCGAAACATCTGCCTGCGCCACAGCAGCCCGTCGTTATTCACTCTGAGTGGTGAGCATCTACAGGTCGAGCACAACGGTGTCCGTCAGCGGCACATGGCGATACGACGCGGCAACACGCTGTATCTCGAATGGCAAGGCGAGGTGCATACCGTCACCCGGCTTGACGCCATCGCTCAGGCAGACGTCGGTGAGGGTCAACATGGTGGGCTGACAGCACCGATGAATGGCAGCATCGTACGGGTATTGGTTGAAGTGGGTCAGGCTGTCGAACCTGGCGCTCAACTGGTGGTGCTGGAAGCCATGAAGATGGAACACAGCATCCGCGCCGCCAGCTTCGGGGTGATTACCGCGCTTTACTGCCATGAGGGCGAGATGGTCAACGAAGGCGCGATACTGGTGGAGCTGGACTGA
- a CDS encoding gamma-carboxygeranoyl-CoA hydratase, with translation MTSTSFATIELINDPRGFATLWLNRPDKNNAFNAQMIRELIIALDQVQGDASLRFLLLRGRGRHFSAGADLAWMQQAADLDYNTNLDDARELAELMYNLAKLKIPTLAVVQGAAFGGALGLISCCDMAIAAADAQFCLSEVRIGLAPAVISPFVVKAIGERATRRYTLTAERFDGQRAQQIGLVAECYPAAELQDQTQHWVDNLLLNSPQAMRVSKELLREVGNGELTPSLRRYCESAIARIRTSAEGQEGLRAFLQKRTPGWQPVKDQPPGDPVTTVSAARHEPQKDSQS, from the coding sequence ATGACTTCGACCTCATTCGCAACCATAGAGCTGATCAACGACCCACGTGGCTTTGCCACGCTGTGGCTGAATCGACCGGACAAGAACAACGCCTTCAACGCGCAGATGATCCGCGAGCTGATTATCGCGCTGGACCAGGTACAAGGCGATGCCAGCCTGCGCTTTCTGCTGTTGCGCGGCCGTGGCCGGCATTTCAGTGCCGGTGCCGACCTTGCGTGGATGCAGCAGGCAGCAGACCTGGATTACAACACCAATCTGGACGACGCCCGCGAACTGGCGGAGCTGATGTACAACCTCGCCAAGCTAAAAATCCCGACGCTCGCCGTGGTCCAGGGCGCAGCATTCGGCGGCGCGTTGGGCCTGATCAGTTGCTGTGACATGGCCATTGCAGCGGCGGATGCGCAGTTCTGCCTGTCAGAAGTGCGCATCGGCCTGGCGCCAGCGGTCATCAGCCCATTCGTGGTAAAGGCCATCGGCGAACGCGCCACGCGACGCTACACCCTGACGGCCGAGCGCTTCGATGGCCAGCGGGCGCAGCAGATCGGTCTGGTCGCCGAGTGCTACCCCGCTGCAGAGCTGCAAGACCAAACGCAGCACTGGGTCGACAACCTGCTGCTCAACAGCCCGCAAGCCATGCGCGTCAGCAAGGAGCTGTTGCGCGAGGTTGGCAACGGCGAGCTGACCCCTTCGCTACGCCGCTACTGCGAAAGCGCCATCGCGCGCATCCGTACCAGTGCCGAAGGGCAGGAAGGCCTGCGCGCCTTTCTGCAGAAACGCACGCCCGGCTGGCAGCCCGTCAAGGATCAGCCGCCTGGCGATCCCGTTACAACAGTCTCGGCAGCCCGGCACGAACCGCAGAAGGACTCGCAATCATGA